atCCATTAGCAAGTtatcggatggcacacgtacacttctgcaacgccgagagactttgccgaccggttgcgtctgtacttgtttgaaagtattcaacacgggcagacaatgtgttgacaatacgcataaacaagtgttttgacatgcgaaagtAATCTTTCGGAAACTGCGGCTGGttggaaaaatagtcggcagcGAGCCTTTCGTtagctccctcccggtcacgatggttGTATCGGCGAGTtaatctagttggttgaggaggaggggtgggggtattcgctgcgatatagtcttcataggcggcacgatgttgttcatagtattcttgttcttcgcgctctgCTTTCGCAATGAGATGGGTAAAATCCATTTAAGGGTTTGAGTGaaagaggaagatgtagatataagttgtataaaaaaatatgaatgagagataatttgatgtgaaaaatggatgatgaatgtgtgtatttatagatgattttggggataataaaaataaaaaataaaaaaattccagaaaaacggtaaaaaacggTCAGATTTTTGGGAttctgaaaatatattttttaaatttttggtattattttcgatttaaaaaaaaattgaatttccaacggaaaatgtcgttggccaatctGAACGTGCCACGTCAGCTGCTTGCTAGCaaggacgtgctcgatgcatcgagcagcgccgcgccagcggcaagagcgcagcggcggacagcggtgccgtgccgctggcatAGACGGACGGACAACGTCCTGCTCACTGCTGCGGATGCTTTTAGTGCAGCAATAAAATAGTAACCAACATAACAAAACTGCGAAAATTGATTGAAGAAATTGAGAATCAGAGAGAAACAGCACAGCTCCTCGTCGATGAAGAAGGAAGACGAATCCGAGGTGAAGGAGGCAGAGATCGTAGCCGGCGATTCTGCCGGCGTGGTGGCGCCGCTGCCGGCGCCGATGCGGCATCCGCTGGAGAATTCGCGGACGTTTTGGTTCGATAATCCCTCCGCCAAATCGAGACAAGCTGCGTGGGGAAGCTCCATTCGTCCGGTTTACACCTTCTCCTCCGTCGAGGATTTCTGGcggtatttttcattttaatttgcaTCAATTTGTGTTTTCTTACAAATTTCGTTTCGTGTTTATCGTGACTCATAACCCTAGGTTGAACTTTGAGATTTGTAGATTTTATGTTATGTGATTTCAATTGCCATTTTAATAATATCGtcaaattaaaattgttgaGATCGTACAATGCACTTTGGCAACTGGataaattttatgttttgcaacaaaataaaacatactaATACTAGTTACTGATAATTTGTAAGAGTCGTtgcaatttttttactttaaatgAAAGTTTGTGCATTAATCAGAGTGGAACTTTACCTAATTATAACTAGTGGTTTTGAAGCCTAACGAAACTGAATAAGTTAAAGTCAATTTAGGAGTTAGGGGTATTCCCTTTGAATCCACGAAGATGAGCACATCCCAAAATGTAATAACGAGACATAGTCAATgattgaattgtgagattattttagttaaaatgagtgattatgactaattatccatctaggatggagtatgattgagttgtgagatttaatctcatgtatcaaacacaatatatatttaatccCGAGATATAATATTACAAACCGAACATCCCCACTAAGTACAAAATAATACTTCATCAGTTCATGATTATGAGTCTtacttttctattttgggatgtccttcGTTAATTGTCCAACATTATGTTTactaatagtatattttttattaatgaacctcatattccactatcccacttcacttatattttattactccatacGATAAATATAAAGTAGAATACACATTCCacaaattattttcttattttcacttccttttacatattttaaaatttgtctCGGGTCAAAGTACTGTATGCAATAAGTGATGGAGAGAGTAATTGACTATACATATTACCTTATATCTATTTCATTTCAAAGTGTAGAGTGATAGAAGTATTTTTATTCTAGTTTCACAATATTAATATTTACGAGGTGCTAGGGCGGCTACATTCtctcttaattattttaaaaaaaatctacctATTTTAGTATTTGTCTTACTACCTGTTTAGATATATCCATCTTAGAATGTTGAAAGTGTGTTTTCACAACTTAAACAAGTATTTGTGGAATGAAATTGTATTGGTATATTGATTGCAGACTTTACAACAACATACATCATCCAAGCAAGCTAGCAGTTGGAGCAGACTTTCATTGTTTCAAAGAGAAATAGAGCCAAAATGGGAAGACCCTATCTGTGCCAATGGTGGCAACTGGACTGTTAGTTTCTCTAGGGGAAAATCTGATACTTGTTGGCTCTACACggtaatatatatttatgtgttttccTTGTGTGTCCCAGCGCGCGATTGATGATACGTGTTGTTGTTAAATGATGTAGTTGTTGGCATTGATTGGAGAACAATTTGATAATGGTGATGAGATATGTGGAGCTGTTGTAAATGTGAGAGCTAGGCAGGATAAGATAGCTTTATGGACCAAGAATGCTACCAACGAAGCTGCTCAGGTTTGTTTAATTCTGAATGAATTTCAAGCATATATGATGTTCATAATAATAGTCATTGGAAACTTTGACAGATAATTCATGTTAGTGTATGAGACTACTACTCTTGCAGTTGTGTATAGGAAGACAATGGAAGGAGTTCTTGGACTACAATGAACAAATCGGTTTCAACTCATCTTCCCATATTATTTTTGCATCTTCTACTTGGTAGAGCAAGTGATACAATTTTCCCATGCAGGCTGATGCTAAGAGGCTCCACAGAGGTGCCAAAAATCGATATACGATCTAAGGCATTTGTGAAGGTATCGGATCGACTCTTTCAGGAATAAAAGAATAGTAGATGAAAACCAGCCAAATGGTAGATTAAtaagaaaaagaggaaacatcTTTTTTGGTTCACGAACTTtgctaaagtatcattttaggtccgtgaactttgaaaatatcatttgaggtccaccaactatatattaatatcatttgaagtacttttttctatttccaagtttttttggacgaaaataccctcaataccttaaagtgtatatatttttaataaatttatcatatactcatatttttttataaatatctttacaatatatttttgacaaattttctaaatataatttgaccttaaatattatcacttaattttgtgacatgcaagtaaaattgcttcttcaattttttatattaattttttaaaattgaataaagaacttttctttaataataaaaaattgagtaaagatcttttcttgcatgtcacaaaattaaatgataatatagaaggtcaaattatatttagaaaatttgtcaaaaatatattgtaaagacatttataaaaaaatatgagtatattataaatttattaaaaatatacaccctttaaggtattgagggtattttcgtccaaaaaaacttgaaaatagtaaaaagtacttcaaatgatattaactcatagttggtggaccttaaataatattttcaaagttcacggagctaaaatgatactttggtaaagttcgtggaccaaaaaacaTTTTCCCTATTAGAAAAAAGACTTCTTCTGAACTTGCAGTTTTGGCATGTAATAGAGATATCCATGAGCCTACAAACTTACCAATTATCAGAGACAATTCTATCCACGTATTTTCATAATAAGTTcagtatttcatttttataaatgtCGCAGTTCATTGTTATATTtagtttgtttatttttatattgaCGTTGAATTCCTTGTGGAAAATTAATAAACAGTCCATCTCCTTAAATCAGATACTATACTTATTAGGAAATGCTTGACGCGTGTATAAACTcaacttcattttttttcaattcagtAATACGGCCCACGAGTGCATGGGTCAATCATGGGATAGTCATGACCGGGCCATCGACTGTCTTGGCCCGATATCGATTgctgaaatttttattttaagccATCGAGGCAAAAGGTGATTTTTCTTGTAAATATGTAAATATTTTCGAATgtaaattagaatttttttaaaatttacaaCTACAAATATACTACTCCTCAAATAGTGAATTAATAATGGTATTTTTTTGCTTTGATTTAGAACtagattttgaaatattatCCGATTATAACTCGATTTACAACTAATAATACTATAAGGTGGTGTTTGGTTTACTCGATAAAAAAGTACTagcaagatataatctaggattaagttgcgAAATTATTTAATCGGAGGAGATTGACTATCACTATTATCACATGACTCCAAATACTttagttgtgagattatttagtAGGAGGTGATATAATATTAGTTATGAATTACTAATATGGGCTCAAATTTAATCACAACTCCAGATACTTTAGGTTATAAATTAgtgaaaaaaaagaattaacaATGTACTTACTTTTTAGTCCATAATTAACAATGAATATATACATTAATAagaactaaataataatagtaccaATATTTAGTTTTCTCGCTGCGTTTTTCAAATTCATTTCCCCGAAAAaaaacttatatatatatataagaagcaaatcaattcagaaaaaaataaaaataaattagtaatttttCATTTGACATTTCTTCGTCTCCAAGCTTCAGTTCACGTTTCGAGCAAGCCAGTCATCCGCAAAATCAAATTCCGGAACTCACTCAAATCCCTTCCCTTCCTCAGAATCATCCCGCAGATCGACAGCGCCATCATCTTCCCCGCCACGCGCCTCCCTACAATCACGTGCGGCGGCACCATCTCCCCCTCctccccgccgccgccgccgtcatCCGCGCATCGCCGCCACGCGTTCGTTGGAATGTTCACCGGCGCAGATCTCGATCGCGATCTCGATCGCGATCTCGATATCTTCCTCCGCCTCGGCGGCGGATCGTAAGCGGCGGAAACCTCGTCGCAGTCTCGGAAAACGACGTCGGATTCCTGGAATTCCTCCTCCGCCATTGCAATTGACATATTAGGAGGTTTTTGGTGGGGGAATTGGGGAGTTGCGGCGGTGGTGAAGAGGTGAGGGATTGGGGAATTTATAGAGGAATCGAATGAGTGATTGATTGGGAATGAGACTCGTAGTGAGCACATATTAGCGTTGAGTGCGGTTTCAGCTTTCCAAAAGTTGATTTTTGGGGGCTGAAATACTTTATTTGATCAGTTAAACGGATTTCTTGTCTCAAGCAATTTAATGCTTGAGTTATGAATATGAATAGTGTTGCTTGGCCTTCACGCCTTCTTTTTTATCTTCTTCACACTTTGTAATTGGTTACCATTCACTCATTCTCAttcaaaataatcatttttttcaaataacacataattaaactatattttttgaaaaatagttTGTGTATCAATGAGGAAAGATAAAAATACAAACTTTTATTCATATAAAAAGTCACATCTTGATTAAgctaaatttaaaataaaaatatcttaaatgaaaagaagaaaataatattttttacatTTGTCGCTTTAAGCTCCTCACACAAAGTTTCATTTAATCAGTACCAACCTGAACTCTTATTCGGTTACTGCACTAACCAATTCGGTTAGAACCGATCAGTTGCTATATTAACTGGTACCGATCCAAATTGATATCGATTCAAAAAAAGGGCGTTCTTGATTCGATCCTAGGTCTAGCGGAAACATCAAATTAAACACTAAAACAAAATTCGCCAACGTCCAACAATCAAAACAGAATTAGTCACAGATTAAGACCAAAATAATTGACCAAGTTTTCACCAAATAATCGAAATTCAAATAGAATGTGCAAAATGTTCATAATGCATCCAACaaaagatttttttaaaaaatcaagtgcatgaaaatcaaaattgaaattaaaattaaatctaattctACCGATAGCCGactttacacaaaatacaaaattggtaCCGACCCGAACACTGTTAATGTCAGTTATTTAACCTATAACCGAGGAACCATATACTCAGACCTACTCTGGAGCAATGAGCTGATGACCTTCATTGAGTTTCTTCACAAAAGACAAAAACCGTCATAttttaaaatagtagtactccataataatatatttttttcataacctTCTCCAACATTAACTTCGAAGTGCCTTCCACAAAAAGTGAAAGTCACAAACATAGACACATTAGGAATGGTTATACAATAATTAGGTGTTCACGTGAGTAATAGTTATGGATGTAATGTCACcttatctataaatatataaaaggggagttttgggaATAATTACATGAATGCCATTGATAATATAAAAAGAATTTTCTAATATACTTACTAtattattaaatgaaatattaatactatgactcttcattttttttcatattaacTAGCATTCATTGCCACTTGCCCACTAACTTATTATTACGTGAAAGTCTTATACTTATACAATCTTTTCCATTTTTTGCAGCAAGGTGGTTTGGTCTTCTCCTCTTAAAATGGTTTCAGATATCAAGTAGTATTATTCATCTCTGAAATTGttgttacttttttattttatacctGCTGGTTTTTACTAATTTAG
This sequence is a window from Salvia splendens isolate huo1 chromosome 5, SspV2, whole genome shotgun sequence. Protein-coding genes within it:
- the LOC121803747 gene encoding uncharacterized protein LOC121803747, producing MAEEEFQESDVVFRDCDEVSAAYDPPPRRRKISRSRSRSRSRSAPVNIPTNAWRRCADDGGGGGEEGEMVPPHVIVGRRVAGKMMALSICGMILRKGRDLSEFRNLILRMTGLLET